The following are encoded in a window of Roseivirga sp. BDSF3-8 genomic DNA:
- a CDS encoding NTP transferase domain-containing protein: protein MMSIEEQTGVVVLAAGASTRLGSPKQLVSFKGKPLLQHTLDIGSSINFGRKVLVLGAHAGEISHAMDMNGYEVVMNSRWQEGMGSSLRRGVEVMGDSPAIHHLLVLLSDQPQVSVELLRSLLKEHAANDEDITASGYRGKTGVPAIFSRAHFPELKRLTGDQGAKQLMSRYPVVRVAFPEGHVDVDTREDVDRLRRME from the coding sequence ATGATGTCTATTGAGGAACAGACGGGAGTGGTGGTTCTAGCGGCTGGGGCATCCACACGCCTGGGGAGCCCTAAACAGCTGGTTTCCTTTAAAGGCAAACCTCTCCTGCAACACACCCTGGATATAGGCTCTTCCATTAATTTCGGCAGAAAGGTTCTGGTGTTGGGTGCGCATGCGGGGGAGATCAGTCATGCAATGGATATGAATGGCTATGAGGTTGTAATGAACAGCCGCTGGCAGGAGGGCATGGGGAGCAGCCTCCGGAGGGGGGTGGAGGTGATGGGTGACTCGCCGGCTATTCATCACCTACTGGTCCTCTTATCCGATCAGCCACAGGTGTCTGTGGAGTTGCTGAGATCATTACTGAAGGAACACGCAGCAAACGATGAGGATATTACAGCCTCTGGTTATAGGGGGAAAACGGGGGTACCTGCTATCTTTTCCAGGGCGCATTTTCCTGAATTAAAAAGATTAACCGGTGACCAGGGGGCTAAACAGCTGATGAGCCGGTACCCGGTAGTTAGGGTAGCATTTCCTGAGGGGCATGTAGATGTGGACACGCGGGAGGATGTAGACCGGCTCAGAAGGATGGAGTAA